Proteins encoded within one genomic window of Thioploca ingrica:
- a CDS encoding secreted protein yields MIIRIAIVINLLFFCLNAFAKEEGGKDEVIWQGKGDGFTIRWTKNDITVTNQHQETVFSAATLANQQFTADFLGEDDCEYNRNFILLSVVGTIASLQDSEDFYCQGTPHPTIETRFMSIDLAKAGRKAKLTDLFAEADILKALLADSVIKSALEQAKPPQSPTTLKALHDTLELTPMPIKECGYYLPVDFLNQFAFHHVNDNQIAVRVNLQPLAPACQTKDEQLGFYLPIPAKLQSTITQAQAGKVGFLMQTSPTVANKKTTTLQFSTRQITANNSVAATDKVKPQQSAAEPISQRIIIVSQARLRAEANRDSQVVEKLPLGMIVKQLARSKQPELINQVTDYWYQVTTSTGKKGWIFGNLTQPFEPQKRAEIYQQLVQTRQAKKLGLLEQIELTDLLDRAKEEVATSPEAAAKLAWSQLLSLQKVVEQIDDKFPHKAWLAKQKQQEWIYHDEIQGRWQINVDRGWQLHAKYYPLPVADQIAWLAATMPLGGECEGVFECHLTALDKTIVQYLKYHPTGKQVEPALDQLIQFLDNSLEDKKLNLTAADRELPRLLAVLSATVEKIKSSRQAEIIAKIKKLTQKITPVLEAK; encoded by the coding sequence ATGATAATCCGCATAGCGATCGTGATAAATTTATTGTTTTTCTGCTTGAATGCCTTCGCCAAAGAAGAAGGAGGAAAAGATGAAGTTATCTGGCAAGGAAAGGGTGATGGTTTCACTATTCGCTGGACCAAAAACGATATCACTGTTACCAATCAACACCAAGAAACGGTATTTTCCGCCGCTACTTTAGCTAACCAGCAATTTACCGCTGATTTTCTAGGCGAAGACGATTGTGAATATAATCGTAATTTTATACTGTTATCCGTGGTTGGAACCATTGCCAGTTTACAAGATTCAGAAGATTTTTATTGTCAAGGTACGCCTCATCCAACTATAGAAACCCGTTTTATGAGCATTGATTTGGCGAAAGCCGGGCGAAAAGCCAAATTAACCGATCTATTTGCTGAAGCCGATATCCTTAAAGCTTTATTAGCGGATTCGGTGATTAAGTCGGCATTGGAACAAGCTAAACCACCGCAATCACCCACGACTTTAAAAGCACTTCATGATACTTTAGAATTGACCCCAATGCCAATTAAAGAGTGTGGTTACTATTTACCGGTTGATTTCTTAAACCAGTTTGCTTTTCATCATGTGAACGATAATCAAATTGCTGTTCGAGTAAACTTGCAACCCCTAGCACCAGCTTGTCAAACCAAGGATGAGCAATTAGGCTTTTATCTTCCCATTCCGGCTAAGCTTCAATCTACCATTACACAAGCGCAAGCCGGTAAAGTGGGTTTTTTAATGCAAACTAGTCCCACAGTCGCCAACAAAAAAACGACCACGCTCCAGTTTTCTACGCGTCAAATCACCGCGAATAACTCAGTAGCAGCCACAGATAAGGTCAAACCACAACAATCTGCTGCCGAGCCAATTTCACAACGAATTATCATTGTTTCACAGGCACGACTTCGTGCGGAAGCGAACCGTGACAGTCAAGTGGTAGAAAAATTACCCCTTGGTATGATTGTCAAACAATTAGCACGTTCCAAACAACCGGAACTGATTAATCAAGTCACCGATTACTGGTATCAAGTAACCACATCCACTGGAAAAAAAGGCTGGATATTTGGCAACCTAACTCAACCATTTGAACCACAAAAACGGGCTGAAATTTATCAACAACTCGTGCAAACCCGTCAAGCCAAAAAGCTGGGCTTACTTGAACAAATCGAGTTGACTGACCTGTTAGATCGGGCGAAAGAGGAAGTAGCAACTTCCCCGGAAGCGGCTGCTAAATTAGCCTGGTCTCAGTTGTTATCCTTACAAAAAGTGGTTGAGCAAATCGATGATAAATTTCCTCATAAAGCTTGGTTAGCTAAGCAAAAACAACAAGAGTGGATTTACCACGATGAAATTCAGGGACGTTGGCAGATTAATGTTGATCGCGGCTGGCAACTCCACGCCAAATACTATCCTTTGCCAGTAGCAGACCAGATAGCTTGGTTAGCGGCAACGATGCCTTTGGGCGGTGAATGCGAGGGCGTTTTTGAGTGTCATTTGACCGCTCTGGATAAAACCATTGTTCAGTATTTAAAATATCATCCCACGGGTAAACAAGTCGAACCGGCACTCGATCAACTTATTCAGTTTCTTGATAATTCTCTTGAAGATAAAAAACTGAATTTGACAGCGGCAGATCGAGAGTTACCGAGATTATTAGCGGTGTTATCGGCCACGGTGGAGAAAATTAAATCTTCACGCCAAGCTGAGATTATCGCTAAAATAAAAAAATTAACTCAAAAAATAACACCGGTTTTAGAAGCAAAATAA
- a CDS encoding threonine synthase gives MSLNFSRYTGLIDKYRDYLPVHDDTRIISLAEGNTPLIRLHNIPKLLQKEVDIYVKYEGLNPTGSFKDRGMTMAITKAVEAGSRATVCASTGNTSASAAAYSARAGITAFVLIPEGKIALGKLAQAMMHGAVVIQIQGNFDDGMRLVKEVAEHAPITIVNSINPYRLQGQKTAAFEIVEALGRAPDYHCLPVGNAGNISAYWMGYTQFADIGIVNKRPKMCGYQASGAAPFLRGHPVAHPETVATAIRIGNPQSWDKAVNAQQESGGWFDEFTDEDILAAQKLLAEREGIFCEPASAIALAGAMKDINNGKIPEGSTVTCTLTGHGLKDPDTAIKQSTTPLIKVKAELEEVKAAVLQNMN, from the coding sequence ATGTCATTGAATTTTTCGCGTTACACCGGTTTGATAGACAAATATCGTGATTACTTACCCGTTCACGATGACACTCGAATTATCAGTCTGGCTGAAGGTAATACGCCGCTCATTCGCCTGCATAATATTCCTAAATTACTGCAAAAAGAAGTCGATATTTATGTTAAATATGAAGGTTTAAATCCCACCGGTTCTTTTAAGGATCGAGGCATGACCATGGCGATTACTAAAGCCGTCGAGGCTGGCAGTCGAGCAACCGTTTGTGCTTCTACCGGGAATACTTCAGCTAGTGCAGCGGCTTACAGCGCCAGAGCCGGGATAACGGCTTTTGTCTTAATTCCAGAAGGCAAAATTGCTTTAGGTAAATTGGCACAAGCGATGATGCACGGTGCCGTGGTGATTCAAATTCAAGGTAATTTTGATGATGGCATGCGCTTGGTTAAAGAAGTGGCAGAACATGCTCCCATTACGATTGTTAATTCTATCAATCCCTATCGATTACAAGGGCAAAAAACCGCTGCCTTTGAAATTGTGGAAGCATTAGGTAGAGCACCTGATTATCATTGCCTCCCGGTAGGAAATGCGGGAAATATTAGTGCTTATTGGATGGGTTATACCCAATTTGCTGATATCGGCATCGTCAATAAACGTCCGAAAATGTGCGGTTACCAAGCCAGTGGTGCTGCCCCGTTTTTACGCGGTCATCCGGTGGCACATCCCGAAACCGTCGCGACTGCCATTCGGATTGGTAACCCCCAAAGTTGGGATAAAGCGGTCAATGCTCAACAAGAATCGGGTGGCTGGTTTGACGAATTTACGGATGAAGACATTTTAGCCGCACAAAAATTATTAGCCGAACGCGAAGGTATTTTTTGTGAACCGGCTTCAGCGATTGCGCTCGCTGGTGCCATGAAAGATATTAATAATGGTAAAATTCCGGAAGGCAGTACCGTAACCTGTACCTTAACCGGGCACGGTTTAAAAGATCCGGATACCGCTATCAAACAAAGCACTACGCCGCTGATAAAAGTGAAAGCCGAACTTGAAGAAGTTAAAGCAGCGGTTTTACAAAATATGAACTAA
- a CDS encoding general secretion pathway protein I translates to MMASKFYQKMAIQGFTLLEVLVALAVLAIALAAVIKVSGHYIESARYLRDKTLAHWVAMNVLTDLQIKDKWPDLGKQEGTAMMAEREWYWVVNVVETPDEDLRRLEVQVYYRRQDNEPVTKLEGFMANSWVPENEILLF, encoded by the coding sequence ATGATGGCGAGTAAATTTTATCAAAAAATGGCAATCCAAGGATTTACTTTATTAGAAGTCTTGGTGGCGTTAGCTGTTCTTGCTATCGCACTGGCAGCCGTTATTAAAGTCAGTGGTCATTATATTGAAAGTGCTCGTTATCTCCGTGACAAAACGCTTGCCCATTGGGTAGCGATGAATGTATTAACCGATCTGCAAATTAAGGATAAATGGCCAGATTTGGGCAAACAGGAAGGGACTGCGATGATGGCAGAACGTGAGTGGTATTGGGTAGTTAACGTTGTAGAAACGCCTGATGAGGACTTACGTCGCTTAGAAGTACAAGTATATTATCGTCGTCAAGATAATGAACCGGTGACTAAACTGGAAGGATTTATGGCTAATTCTTGGGTACCGGAAAATGAAATATTACTTTTTTAA
- a CDS encoding plasmid stabilization protein produces the protein MSNRTERIGKIGYHTSIVNRIFPKIEALANTPYPQGCIKIQGQDNLWRIRVGDYRVIYSVLEAKKLIDIIAVRHRKEAYRL, from the coding sequence TTGTCGAACCGCACAGAAAGAATTGGAAAAATTGGATACCATACCAGTATTGTCAATCGTATTTTCCCCAAAATTGAAGCATTGGCAAATACACCTTATCCGCAAGGTTGCATCAAAATTCAAGGACAAGATAACCTTTGGCGTATTCGCGTGGGTGACTATCGCGTAATTTATTCCGTTTTGGAAGCGAAAAAGCTGATTGACATTATTGCTGTGCGGCATAGGAAAGAGGCTTATCGCTTGTAA
- a CDS encoding MafB-related protein has protein sequence MGIFSSGKKGTRVTRDYSKKLANKERKLILQNRKKSGKQHGQAGKPYEEVVREKTFVKSEVINGREIDSFTNDALIQAKDSESAVNKPHNFLNKKTRTQIKETVVFLK, from the coding sequence TTGGGGATCTTTAGTTCTGGTAAAAAAGGAACGCGGGTTACACGTGACTATTCTAAAAAATTAGCCAACAAGGAAAGAAAACTAATCTTGCAGAACCGAAAAAAATCCGGAAAACAACATGGTCAAGCCGGTAAACCTTATGAAGAAGTAGTCCGAGAAAAAACCTTTGTAAAATCAGAAGTTATTAACGGAAGAGAGATTGATAGCTTCACTAACGATGCCTTAATTCAAGCGAAAGATTCTGAATCTGCTGTGAATAAACCCCATAATTTCTTGAACAAAAAAACGAGAACCCAAATTAAAGAAACGGTAGTGTTCCTAAAGTAA
- a CDS encoding transposase, IS1 family: MWLVGREWDITVGQRAQREALRLWQSLPPVYRSCAVGYTDNWKAYRGILLKTRHRIVGKGTGKTNHIDRFNNTLRQKISRLGRKTLAFSKKLENHLGAIAYFIHYYNSSLL, translated from the coding sequence ATGTGGCTAGTCGGCAGAGAGTGGGATATTACCGTTGGTCAACGTGCTCAGAGAGAAGCATTAAGATTATGGCAATCGTTACCACCCGTTTATCGCTCGTGTGCGGTTGGCTACACGGATAATTGGAAAGCTTATCGGGGGATTTTGCTTAAAACTCGCCATCGAATTGTTGGGAAAGGTACCGGTAAGACTAATCATATTGATAGATTTAACAATACGTTACGTCAGAAAATTTCTCGTTTAGGTCGAAAAACACTCGCTTTCTCTAAAAAGCTTGAAAATCACCTCGGAGCCATTGCCTATTTTATTCACTATTATAATTCATCATTACTTTAG
- a CDS encoding short-chain dehydrogenase: MMNYTPPPTLLTDRVILITGAGDGIGRAAAKSFAAHGATVILLGRTIRKLEAVYDEIEQAGHPQPAIYPMNLEGASPNDYNQLAHTVEKEFKQLDGLLHNASQLGVLTPLEHYDIALWYQVMQVNLHAPFLLTQACLKLMKKSTDASIVFTSAPVGQKGRAYWGAYATSKFALNGVMQIWADELENNTAIRVNAINPGAVRTALRANAYPGEDPATLPWPETIMPVYLYLMGPDSRSINGQTLEV; this comes from the coding sequence ATGATGAATTATACTCCTCCTCCTACTTTACTTACCGATCGTGTTATTCTAATTACTGGAGCGGGTGACGGAATTGGTCGTGCCGCCGCCAAAAGTTTTGCTGCCCATGGCGCGACCGTCATTTTACTGGGACGTACTATCCGCAAATTAGAAGCAGTATATGATGAAATTGAACAGGCCGGTCATCCTCAACCGGCTATTTATCCAATGAATCTGGAAGGAGCCAGTCCTAATGACTATAATCAACTGGCTCACACTGTGGAAAAAGAATTTAAACAACTGGACGGTTTATTACATAACGCGAGTCAATTAGGGGTACTCACACCACTAGAGCATTACGATATTGCCTTATGGTATCAAGTCATGCAGGTTAATCTTCATGCCCCCTTCTTATTAACCCAAGCTTGTCTAAAACTGATGAAAAAATCGACTGATGCTTCGATTGTATTTACTTCTGCCCCGGTTGGACAAAAGGGACGTGCTTATTGGGGAGCTTATGCGACTTCTAAATTTGCTCTTAATGGAGTAATGCAAATTTGGGCAGATGAATTAGAAAATAATACGGCTATTCGAGTTAATGCGATTAATCCCGGCGCGGTGCGCACTGCATTACGAGCCAATGCCTACCCGGGTGAGGATCCGGCTACCTTACCCTGGCCAGAAACGATCATGCCAGTCTATCTTTATTTGATGGGACCAGATAGTAGAAGTATTAATGGACAAACACTTGAGGTGTAA
- a CDS encoding L-aspartate oxidase encodes MIQPTEVDVLIIGSGAAGLGLALELADHANVMVISKAALDTSNTHYAQGGISAVLSEEDSLDSHVEDTLNAGAGLCDPDIVKWTVSHGPERIAWLIQLGMSFTQTTDSKGNLNYHLTREGGHSHRRVIHAEDATGRAIVATLLAKVTTHPRIRLLERHLAIDLITGKKMGLSTSRCLGAYIFNRDTAQIQVIGARFVVLATGGAGKVYLYTSNPDVATGDGIAMAWRAGCRVANMEFIQFHPTCLYHPQAKSFLISEAVRGEGGRLLLPDGTAFMNQFDPRAELAPRDIVARAIDHEMKRFGCDYVLLDISHKPAQFIIEHFPNIYQRCIELGYDMVKQPIPVVPAAHYTCGGVMTDRYGQTDIDGLYAIGEVAFTGLHGANRMASNSLLECLVFAHAASLDILAQLDTVPWPPSLPAWDESRVTDSDEEVVVSHNWEELRRFMWDYVGIVRTTKRLQRAKHRVELLQSEITEYYSNFRVSNDLIELRNLTLVADLIIRSALQRKESRGLHYTLDYPEPEVITHNTILTPSLDN; translated from the coding sequence ATGATTCAACCAACTGAAGTAGATGTTTTAATTATCGGCAGTGGTGCGGCTGGACTTGGCTTGGCATTAGAATTGGCTGATCACGCTAATGTCATGGTTATTTCTAAAGCAGCCCTTGATACCAGTAACACCCACTATGCTCAAGGTGGTATTTCCGCAGTACTGAGTGAAGAAGATTCATTAGACTCCCATGTTGAAGATACCTTGAATGCGGGTGCCGGTTTATGTGACCCAGACATAGTCAAATGGACTGTCTCCCACGGTCCAGAACGGATTGCTTGGCTCATTCAACTGGGAATGTCATTTACTCAAACAACTGATTCTAAAGGCAACCTCAATTACCACTTAACTCGTGAAGGTGGACATAGTCATCGTCGGGTTATTCACGCTGAAGATGCTACTGGACGAGCTATTGTTGCAACTTTGCTCGCCAAAGTAACGACTCACCCTCGAATTCGCTTGTTAGAACGCCATCTGGCTATCGATTTAATTACCGGAAAGAAAATGGGTTTAAGCACTTCACGTTGTTTAGGTGCTTATATTTTTAACCGCGATACGGCACAAATCCAAGTCATCGGCGCCCGTTTTGTGGTACTCGCTACCGGGGGTGCTGGCAAAGTTTATTTATACACGAGTAATCCAGATGTGGCCACCGGTGATGGGATTGCAATGGCTTGGCGAGCCGGTTGTCGAGTGGCTAATATGGAATTTATTCAATTTCATCCCACGTGTTTATATCATCCACAGGCGAAATCATTTTTAATTAGTGAAGCCGTGCGTGGTGAAGGGGGGCGATTATTGTTACCCGATGGCACTGCCTTTATGAATCAATTTGATCCACGCGCGGAATTAGCACCACGAGACATTGTTGCCCGCGCCATCGACCATGAAATGAAGCGCTTTGGTTGTGATTACGTATTGCTTGATATCAGCCATAAACCCGCACAATTTATTATTGAACATTTTCCTAACATTTATCAACGTTGTATTGAGTTAGGCTATGATATGGTTAAACAACCGATTCCGGTGGTACCAGCCGCTCACTATACTTGTGGCGGGGTGATGACCGACCGGTATGGACAGACGGATATTGATGGATTATATGCCATAGGAGAGGTTGCCTTCACCGGGTTACATGGTGCTAATCGTATGGCTAGTAACTCTTTGTTAGAATGTCTGGTTTTTGCACATGCCGCTAGCCTGGATATACTCGCTCAGCTAGACACGGTACCTTGGCCACCTTCTTTACCCGCTTGGGATGAAAGTCGAGTGACTGATTCCGATGAAGAAGTGGTGGTCTCCCATAATTGGGAAGAGTTACGCCGGTTTATGTGGGATTATGTGGGTATTGTCCGAACCACTAAGCGGTTGCAGCGTGCTAAACATCGAGTTGAGTTGTTACAAAGCGAAATTACTGAATATTATAGTAATTTCCGGGTAAGTAATGATTTGATCGAATTGCGTAACCTCACGTTAGTTGCTGATTTAATTATTCGTTCTGCCTTGCAACGTAAAGAAAGTCGGGGTTTACACTATACCCTGGATTACCCTGAACCAGAAGTGATTACTCATAATACCATCCTGACACCCAGTCTGGATAATTAG
- a CDS encoding positive regulator of sigma E, RseC/MucC — MIEKPGVVIQVEDQFALVQTLSDSSCQHCVNQQGCGMANLTSMLKPKYGTVKVVNQLAAQVGDQVIIGLEENALLKTSLVFYLLPLLGLFSGAIGYEWVVVMMQWPELEILTIIASLLGLWMGLLQAQRINAKISKDTRYYPVILKKFVLEKCN, encoded by the coding sequence ATGATTGAAAAACCAGGTGTTGTTATTCAGGTTGAAGATCAGTTTGCCCTTGTACAAACGCTATCCGATAGCAGTTGCCAGCACTGTGTTAATCAGCAGGGATGTGGTATGGCAAATTTAACTTCGATGCTCAAGCCAAAATATGGTACAGTTAAAGTTGTTAATCAGTTGGCTGCGCAGGTTGGTGACCAGGTCATAATCGGTTTAGAAGAAAATGCTTTACTAAAAACTTCTTTGGTATTCTATTTACTCCCTTTACTGGGTTTATTTAGCGGTGCAATCGGCTATGAATGGGTCGTTGTCATGATGCAATGGCCGGAGCTAGAAATCTTAACCATCATTGCTAGTTTACTGGGTTTATGGATGGGTTTACTCCAAGCGCAACGAATTAATGCTAAAATAAGCAAGGATACTCGTTATTACCCGGTCATACTCAAAAAATTCGTTTTGGAAAAATGTAATTAA
- a CDS encoding periplasmic serine protease has translation MKYKLSRYVINIGLLLGLVAMPVMAQNLPDFTQLVETYGPAVVNISTTSKKNNEETSKEKQPDYRAIPGIPEDSPFYEFFRRFFDNEGNDLFEERPATSLGSGFIISADGYVVTNNHVINEAQEIIVRLSDRREFTAKLIGSDNRSDIALLKVEATDLPTVKLGSSTNLKVGEWVLAIGSPFGFDYSVTAGIVSAKGRSLPSDTYVPFIQTDVAINPGNSGGPLFNLAGEVIGVNSQIYSRTGGFMGLSFAIPVNVLKDVVEQLKAKGKVTRGWLGVLIQDVTGELAESFSMEKPAGALVAKVLPDSPAAAAKFQVGDIITKFNDKPIERSADLPPLVGSTPVDSKVTTTVIRQGKPTTLEVTIAELPPEDDIKLAVSSKGDKTITSDRLGLSVTDLSAQKSETESLPENGVLVVQVEAGAARDAGIRKGDVIVMINNINIKNVSHFKEILAGLEEKTIPVLIHRQDSPLFLAIKVPAKK, from the coding sequence ATGAAGTATAAACTGTCGAGGTATGTTATCAACATTGGCTTACTATTGGGGTTGGTAGCCATGCCAGTCATGGCACAGAATTTACCCGATTTCACGCAATTAGTAGAAACTTATGGGCCAGCCGTCGTTAACATCAGCACCACGAGCAAAAAAAATAACGAAGAAACTTCTAAAGAAAAGCAACCAGACTATCGAGCTATTCCAGGTATACCAGAAGATAGCCCTTTCTATGAATTCTTTCGGCGGTTTTTTGATAATGAAGGGAATGATTTGTTTGAAGAACGCCCGGCGACTTCATTAGGTTCCGGTTTTATTATCTCTGCTGATGGCTATGTGGTTACTAACAACCATGTGATAAATGAAGCTCAAGAAATTATTGTGAGGTTAAGTGACCGCCGCGAATTTACAGCCAAATTAATTGGTTCCGACAATAGAAGTGATATCGCCTTGCTCAAAGTAGAAGCCACTGATTTACCAACGGTAAAATTAGGATCTTCAACTAATTTAAAAGTCGGTGAATGGGTATTAGCTATTGGTTCACCTTTTGGGTTTGACTATTCAGTCACTGCTGGAATTGTGAGTGCTAAAGGTCGAAGTTTACCCAGTGATACTTATGTTCCGTTTATTCAAACCGATGTGGCTATTAATCCAGGCAATTCTGGTGGGCCTTTGTTCAACTTAGCCGGGGAAGTGATTGGCGTCAATTCTCAAATTTATAGCCGTACGGGTGGCTTTATGGGATTATCTTTTGCTATTCCAGTCAATGTATTAAAAGACGTGGTTGAGCAGTTAAAGGCTAAGGGTAAAGTCACTCGCGGTTGGTTAGGGGTACTTATTCAAGATGTGACGGGTGAACTAGCAGAGTCATTTAGTATGGAAAAACCCGCTGGTGCTCTAGTCGCTAAAGTATTACCGGATAGTCCAGCCGCAGCAGCTAAATTCCAAGTAGGTGATATTATTACTAAATTCAATGATAAACCCATAGAACGCTCCGCTGATTTACCCCCATTGGTGGGTAGTACCCCAGTCGATTCAAAAGTGACTACCACTGTTATTCGCCAAGGTAAACCAACCACTTTGGAAGTAACGATTGCTGAATTACCGCCAGAAGACGATATTAAGTTAGCTGTTTCTAGTAAAGGTGATAAAACCATTACCAGTGATAGATTAGGATTGTCAGTCACGGATCTTTCTGCCCAAAAATCAGAAACCGAAAGTTTACCCGAAAATGGAGTACTTGTGGTCCAAGTTGAAGCCGGCGCAGCACGAGATGCCGGTATCCGTAAAGGCGACGTCATTGTGATGATAAACAACATCAACATCAAAAATGTTTCTCATTTCAAGGAAATTTTAGCTGGCTTGGAAGAAAAAACCATACCGGTACTGATACATCGACAAGATTCTCCGCTGTTCTTGGCTATTAAAGTACCAGCAAAGAAATGA
- a CDS encoding glutaredoxin 2 → MTTTLPTLTLYTRVGCHLCEEMKCQLEQFQQQYRFSLNVVDVDADSYLKLHYGERIPVLAAGEQEICHYHLDKDVVLAYFKRS, encoded by the coding sequence ATGACCACCACACTCCCTACCTTGACACTATACACCCGGGTAGGGTGTCATCTGTGTGAGGAAATGAAATGCCAATTAGAGCAGTTTCAACAACAATACCGTTTTTCTTTAAATGTGGTAGATGTTGATGCTGATAGTTATCTCAAACTACACTATGGTGAGCGTATACCCGTACTAGCCGCTGGTGAACAAGAAATTTGTCACTATCATTTGGATAAGGATGTCGTATTGGCTTATTTCAAGCGTTCTTAA
- a CDS encoding GTP-binding protein LepA: MKYIRNFSIIAHIDHGKSTLADRFIQICGGLTAREMSQQVLDSMDLERERGITIKAQSVTLNYQARDGQLYQLNFIDTPGHVDFSYEVSRSLAACEGALLVVDAAQGVEAQSVANCYTALEQGLEVLPVLNKIDLPAADPERVIQQIEEIIGIEAQGAVRVSAKTGVGIEELLETLIQRIPAPPGQRDELLSALIIDSWFDNYLGVVSLVRVMHGQLNKGQKILIMSTGRRVQVEKVGIFTPKPQDREILGAGEVGFIVAGIKDIEGAPVGDTLTDANHPVAKPLPGFQAVKPRVFAGMFPIEANDYENFREALAKLHLNDAALHYEPETSQALGFGFRCGFLGLLHMEIVQERLEREYNLNLITTAPTVIYEVLTTQDEILMVDNPALLPPPNQIAEMREPIVEVNMLLPQEYLGNVINLCVEKRGVQKKLHYLGLQISLAYELPLSEMVLDFFDRLKSVSRGYASLDYTFLRFQVAELVKLDVLINGEKVDALSTIVHRENSLARGRELVEKMKEVIPRQMFDVAIQSAIGSHIIARQTVKALRKNVTAKCYGGDVTRKRKLLEKQKEGKKRMKQVGSVTIPQDAFLAVLQVGKK; encoded by the coding sequence ATGAAATATATTCGTAATTTTTCTATTATTGCCCATATTGATCATGGTAAATCTACCCTAGCGGATCGGTTTATCCAAATTTGCGGCGGCTTGACGGCAAGGGAAATGTCCCAACAAGTTTTAGATTCAATGGATTTAGAGCGGGAAAGAGGTATCACCATCAAAGCACAAAGTGTCACATTGAACTATCAAGCGCGAGATGGACAACTTTACCAACTTAATTTCATTGATACGCCCGGTCATGTGGATTTTTCTTATGAAGTTTCACGTTCATTGGCAGCCTGTGAAGGGGCACTGTTGGTGGTGGATGCGGCGCAAGGTGTAGAAGCTCAAAGTGTAGCTAACTGTTATACAGCACTTGAGCAAGGTTTAGAAGTTCTACCGGTACTGAACAAAATTGATTTACCCGCTGCGGATCCAGAACGTGTCATTCAACAAATTGAAGAGATTATCGGTATTGAAGCGCAAGGTGCAGTACGGGTTAGCGCTAAAACCGGCGTTGGGATTGAAGAATTATTAGAAACATTAATACAACGCATCCCAGCACCGCCGGGTCAACGGGATGAACTTTTAAGTGCGCTGATTATTGATTCTTGGTTTGATAATTATTTAGGAGTCGTTTCGTTAGTTCGAGTCATGCACGGACAGTTAAATAAAGGACAAAAAATTCTCATTATGTCAACTGGGCGACGCGTCCAGGTAGAAAAAGTGGGTATTTTTACGCCTAAACCACAAGATCGAGAAATACTGGGTGCTGGCGAAGTTGGATTTATCGTCGCTGGCATTAAAGACATTGAAGGTGCACCCGTCGGTGATACCCTAACGGATGCTAATCACCCGGTTGCTAAACCTTTACCCGGATTTCAAGCAGTTAAACCACGCGTCTTTGCCGGTATGTTTCCGATTGAGGCTAACGATTATGAAAACTTTCGTGAAGCTTTAGCTAAGTTGCATCTCAATGATGCGGCTTTGCATTATGAACCGGAAACGTCACAAGCATTAGGTTTTGGTTTTCGCTGTGGATTTCTAGGTCTATTGCATATGGAAATTGTGCAAGAACGTTTAGAACGCGAATACAATTTAAATCTTATTACGACAGCACCAACGGTTATTTATGAAGTACTAACAACACAAGATGAAATCCTGATGGTTGATAATCCAGCATTGCTCCCGCCACCCAACCAGATTGCTGAAATGCGCGAGCCGATTGTGGAAGTCAACATGCTGTTACCGCAAGAATATTTAGGCAATGTGATTAATCTCTGTGTAGAAAAACGCGGCGTGCAAAAAAAACTACATTATCTGGGTTTACAAATCTCGCTGGCTTACGAATTACCCTTGAGCGAAATGGTATTGGATTTTTTTGATCGACTGAAGTCCGTGAGTCGAGGATATGCTTCCTTGGATTATACCTTCTTACGTTTCCAAGTCGCTGAGTTAGTAAAATTGGATGTACTTATCAATGGTGAAAAAGTGGATGCCCTTTCCACCATTGTCCACCGAGAAAATAGTTTAGCTCGAGGACGAGAACTCGTCGAAAAAATGAAGGAAGTGATACCCAGGCAGATGTTTGATGTGGCGATTCAATCAGCGATTGGTTCACATATTATCGCTCGTCAAACGGTGAAAGCCTTGCGCAAAAATGTAACCGCTAAATGTTATGGAGGAGATGTGACTCGTAAACGTAAATTACTCGAAAAACAAAAAGAAGGCAAAAAACGCATGAAGCAAGTGGGTTCAGTAACCATTCCTCAAGACGCTTTTTTAGCCGTATTACAAGTCGGAAAAAAATAA